In Jejubacter calystegiae, the following are encoded in one genomic region:
- the dinQ gene encoding damage-inducible type I toxin DinQ translates to MEKRVMDIAVIVLKVLLVLLELIRYLLP, encoded by the coding sequence ATGGAGAAACGGGTGATGGATATCGCCGTCATCGTTCTGAAAGTGCTGCTGGTGCTTTTAGAGCTGATTCGCTATCTCCTGCCTTAA
- a CDS encoding MurR/RpiR family transcriptional regulator, whose translation MASYTIDIISCITDRFMSLTATEKRIARFILDDVAAAAELPIAELARLTDSSQASVTRFARTLGCRDVRELKMRLAQSLAVGQRFILDVPDLEGVQGIYESIISVLDINRRALNSETLSKAVGWMSRARQILAIGMGGGSTICALELQHRLFRLGLPVVNQSDGMLVRMMCAAVAPRDVVIALSLGGYTQELIDSAAIARQYGAKVVAITPRETPLAKQSDLVLPLVVQENDYIFKPSTSRYAMLAMVDVLATELAMANKPQAKDRLRRIKLALDGQRSSGGDRQPLGD comes from the coding sequence ATGGCATCTTATACAATCGATATTATCTCCTGTATCACCGACCGCTTTATGTCGCTGACCGCCACTGAAAAGCGCATTGCCCGCTTTATTCTGGACGATGTCGCGGCGGCGGCGGAGCTGCCCATTGCCGAACTTGCCCGCCTGACTGACAGTAGCCAGGCCTCAGTCACGCGCTTTGCCCGGACGCTGGGTTGCAGGGACGTTCGCGAACTGAAAATGCGGCTGGCTCAGTCCCTGGCGGTGGGGCAACGCTTTATCCTGGATGTGCCGGATCTGGAGGGCGTGCAGGGCATTTACGAATCGATCATCAGCGTGCTGGACATCAACCGACGGGCGCTGAATAGCGAAACGCTGAGTAAGGCCGTGGGCTGGATGAGTCGCGCCCGCCAGATTCTGGCGATCGGCATGGGCGGCGGCTCGACGATCTGCGCTCTGGAGCTGCAACACCGGTTATTCAGGCTGGGGCTGCCGGTCGTCAACCAGAGCGACGGGATGCTGGTACGCATGATGTGCGCCGCGGTGGCGCCCCGAGATGTGGTGATTGCGCTGTCGCTGGGAGGCTACACTCAGGAACTTATCGACAGCGCCGCCATCGCCCGACAGTACGGGGCCAAAGTGGTAGCAATTACGCCCAGGGAGACGCCGCTGGCGAAGCAGTCAGATCTGGTACTGCCGCTGGTGGTGCAGGAAAACGACTACATTTTCAAACCCAGCACTTCGCGCTATGCCATGCTAGCGATGGTAGACGTGCTGGCGACCGAACTGGCCATGGCCAATAAGCCGCAGGCGAAAGACCGTCTGCGGCGAATTAAACTGGCGCTGGACGGCCAGCGTAGCAGCGGCGGCGATCGCCAGCCGCTGGGGGATTAA
- the ghrB gene encoding glyoxylate/hydroxypyruvate reductase GhrB, with protein MKPSVILYKALPDDLTQRLETYFNLVQVKDLSPQTVSQNADAFAHAEGMLGSSQTVNRELLEKMPALRAASTVSVGYNNYDVPALTERGIVLMHTPTVLTETVADTLMTLVLTTARRAVDVAQRVKRGEWRSGITPDWFGVDVHHKTMGIVGMGRIGMALAQRANLGFGMPILYHARSRHQEAEARFNARHCSLDTLLAESDFVCLVLPLTDETHHLISAPQLAKMKASAILINGGRGPVVDEKALIAALQAGQIHGAGLDVFEQEPLPVDSPLLEMSNVVALPHIGSATFETRYNMAACAVDNLIAALTGKVEQNCVNPQVLKS; from the coding sequence ATGAAGCCGTCCGTCATCCTCTACAAAGCGCTACCTGATGACCTGACACAACGGCTGGAGACCTATTTCAACCTGGTGCAGGTGAAGGATCTCAGCCCGCAGACCGTTAGCCAGAACGCCGATGCTTTTGCGCATGCCGAGGGAATGCTGGGCTCCAGCCAGACGGTGAATCGCGAGCTGCTGGAAAAGATGCCCGCGCTGCGCGCGGCTTCCACCGTTTCCGTGGGCTATAACAACTACGATGTTCCGGCGCTTACCGAACGCGGCATTGTGCTGATGCACACGCCTACCGTGCTTACCGAAACGGTGGCCGATACGCTGATGACCCTGGTGCTGACTACGGCGCGGCGCGCCGTGGACGTTGCACAACGAGTGAAGCGAGGCGAATGGCGTTCCGGTATCACGCCGGACTGGTTCGGGGTGGATGTACATCATAAAACGATGGGCATTGTCGGTATGGGACGCATCGGTATGGCGCTGGCGCAGCGCGCTAACCTGGGCTTCGGCATGCCGATTCTCTACCACGCCCGCAGCCGCCACCAGGAAGCCGAAGCGCGCTTTAACGCCCGCCACTGCTCCCTGGATACGCTGCTGGCGGAGTCGGATTTTGTCTGTCTGGTGCTGCCGCTAACCGACGAAACTCACCATCTGATTAGTGCGCCGCAGTTGGCGAAGATGAAAGCTTCCGCCATTCTGATCAACGGCGGTCGCGGTCCGGTCGTCGATGAAAAGGCGCTGATCGCGGCACTTCAGGCAGGTCAGATTCACGGTGCCGGGCTGGACGTTTTCGAACAGGAGCCGCTGCCCGTGGACTCCCCGCTGCTGGAGATGTCCAACGTGGTCGCGCTGCCCCATATCGGCTCCGCCACCTTTGAAACCCGCTACAACATGGCCGCCTGCGCCGTGGATAACCTTATCGCCGCCCTGACCGGTAAGGTGGAACAAAACTGCGTTAATCCTCAGGTGCTGAAGTCGTAA
- a CDS encoding 2-dehydro-3-deoxy-6-phosphogalactonate aldolase — MQENKLVAILRGIQPTEADDHAVALCDAGFRYIEIPLNSPDWQQSIRQTVERFGERAMIGAGTVLNVEQVDRLAEMGARLVVTPNTQPAVIRSAVRQGMLVCAGCATATEAFNALDAGAHWLKIFPSSAFGPAYIRALKAVLPPAVPVLAVGGITPENLGDYLQAGCAGAGLGNDLYRPGQSAADTAARARRFIAALEAAS, encoded by the coding sequence AAAATAAACTGGTCGCGATTTTGCGGGGGATTCAGCCGACAGAGGCGGACGATCACGCAGTCGCGCTGTGCGATGCCGGGTTCCGTTATATTGAGATTCCACTAAATTCCCCGGACTGGCAACAGAGTATCCGGCAGACGGTCGAGCGTTTTGGCGAACGGGCGATGATTGGCGCTGGTACTGTGCTTAACGTTGAACAGGTAGACAGACTGGCGGAGATGGGCGCCAGGCTGGTGGTTACGCCCAATACCCAGCCTGCGGTCATTCGCAGTGCGGTACGCCAGGGAATGCTGGTGTGTGCCGGTTGCGCGACGGCGACCGAGGCCTTTAACGCGCTGGATGCCGGTGCGCACTGGCTGAAGATTTTTCCTTCATCGGCATTTGGTCCCGCCTATATTCGTGCGCTGAAGGCGGTGCTGCCACCAGCGGTGCCGGTGCTGGCGGTTGGGGGGATCACGCCGGAAAACCTGGGCGACTATCTGCAGGCCGGATGTGCAGGGGCGGGGTTAGGCAACGATCTCTACCGCCCCGGGCAGAGTGCGGCAGATACCGCCGCCCGGGCGCGGCGTTTTATCGCAGCCCTGGAGGCGGCGTCTTAA
- a CDS encoding MFS transporter, whose product MKSPTNAVKRWWYIMPIVFITYSLAYLDRANFSFASAAGINEDLGITKGISSLLGALFFLGYFFFQIPGAIYAERRSVRKLIFVCLILWGGCASLTGVISNIPALAAIRFILGVVEAAVMPAMLIYISNWFTKSERSRANTFLILGNPVTVLWMSVVSGYLINAFGWREMFILEGIPAVIWAFCWWVLVKDKPSQVGWLAESEKAALQAQLDKEQEGIKAVRNYGEAFRSRNVVLLCLQYFAWSIGVYGFVLWLPSIIRSGSATGMDMVEVGWLSAVPYLAATIAMIVVSWASDKMQRRKIFVWPLLLIGGLAFIASWAVGANHFWISWSLLVIAGAAMYAPYGPFFAIIPEMLPKNVAGGAMALINSMGALGSFFGSWFVGYLNGATGSPAASYVFMGVALFASVWLTLIVKPADNQKSITPGAHSHA is encoded by the coding sequence ATGAAAAGTCCAACTAATGCAGTAAAACGCTGGTGGTACATCATGCCTATCGTGTTTATCACGTACAGCCTGGCGTACCTCGATCGCGCAAACTTCAGCTTCGCCTCCGCCGCAGGGATCAATGAAGATCTCGGCATCACCAAAGGGATCTCCTCACTGCTGGGCGCCCTGTTCTTCCTGGGTTACTTCTTCTTCCAGATCCCGGGGGCTATCTACGCCGAACGCCGTAGCGTGCGCAAACTGATCTTCGTCTGTCTGATTCTGTGGGGCGGCTGCGCCTCGCTGACCGGCGTTATCAGCAATATCCCGGCGCTGGCGGCCATCCGCTTTATTCTTGGGGTGGTGGAAGCAGCGGTGATGCCCGCCATGCTTATCTACATCAGTAACTGGTTTACCAAATCGGAACGCTCGCGCGCCAATACCTTCCTGATCCTCGGGAATCCGGTCACCGTGCTCTGGATGTCCGTCGTTTCCGGTTACCTGATCAACGCTTTCGGCTGGCGGGAAATGTTTATTCTGGAAGGGATTCCGGCCGTTATCTGGGCCTTCTGCTGGTGGGTACTGGTGAAAGATAAACCGTCGCAGGTGGGCTGGCTGGCGGAAAGTGAAAAAGCCGCACTGCAGGCGCAACTGGATAAAGAGCAGGAAGGGATTAAAGCGGTGCGCAACTATGGCGAAGCCTTCCGTTCGCGTAACGTGGTGCTGCTGTGCCTGCAATATTTCGCCTGGAGCATTGGCGTTTACGGCTTTGTGCTGTGGCTGCCTTCGATTATCCGCAGCGGCAGCGCCACCGGTATGGATATGGTGGAAGTGGGCTGGCTTTCAGCCGTGCCTTATCTGGCCGCGACTATCGCCATGATTGTGGTTTCCTGGGCTTCGGACAAAATGCAGCGCCGTAAGATCTTCGTCTGGCCGCTGCTGCTGATTGGCGGGCTGGCGTTTATCGCCTCCTGGGCGGTGGGCGCAAACCACTTCTGGATCTCCTGGTCTCTGCTGGTGATCGCCGGTGCCGCCATGTATGCCCCTTACGGTCCGTTCTTCGCCATCATTCCCGAAATGCTGCCGAAAAATGTCGCAGGCGGCGCCATGGCGCTCATCAACAGCATGGGTGCGCTGGGCTCTTTCTTCGGCTCCTGGTTCGTCGGCTACCTCAACGGCGCAACCGGCAGCCCGGCGGCTTCTTACGTGTTTATGGGGGTGGCGCTCTTTGCCTCTGTGTGGCTTACTCTGATTGTGAAACCCGCAGACAATCAGAAATCCATTACGCCGGGCGCCCATAGTCACGCATAG